In a single window of the Flavobacterium sp. W4I14 genome:
- a CDS encoding hypothetical protein (product_source=Hypo-rule applied; cath_funfam=2.60.40.10,3.90.1340.10; ko=KO:K21572; pfam=PF07980,PF14322; superfamily=48452), translated as MKSYLIYIFVFIATVSSSCKKEFFNIPPQDALSADNFYQNTEQVQASTVALYNSPWFDWNAKASWCISELLSGNAHTYSPDVINFGNFSVTGDNTQLLSAWNALFSVVAQSNALINNLKSKVPASVPAAVVNNALGEARFMRAMAYFYLVRTWGNVPIIENSLDHVSNYQINTNPVTDVYTFIINDLKFAEANCDKMIRTGSVSQGKVSSGSAAALLAKVYLYMRDYPNARLKAEQVINSGEFKLYGIDVSGKTYADLFKTANNNNEESIAAIQWLGGSSYGHGNALQSFLAYNSEITGTGDGYGSVTPSIDLLTAFEPGDLRRKPTVMMQGDIYPEINQAKGGYTLPAGAVAQGMPAFIKKYVVGTPADNGGKGASFSTANNTYLMRYADVLLIEAEAVLAGAQNTTDAAALVPFNKIRSRAGLIPKTSISIADIYQERRMEFVFEADYWFDLGRLDGFNVTAHPKAIAIIANQERGIYSNTTPVVIWGQKYTPTDANFRLPYPTTESTLNPKLLLPPVPYKF; from the coding sequence ATGAAATCATATCTCATATATATATTTGTCTTCATAGCCACAGTTAGCAGTAGCTGTAAAAAGGAGTTTTTTAATATTCCGCCGCAGGATGCGCTCAGTGCGGATAATTTTTACCAGAATACCGAGCAGGTACAGGCCAGCACGGTTGCTTTATACAATTCCCCGTGGTTTGATTGGAATGCGAAAGCTTCCTGGTGTATCTCCGAATTGTTGAGCGGCAATGCGCACACCTATTCTCCGGATGTGATCAATTTTGGTAATTTCTCGGTAACTGGCGACAATACCCAATTGTTGTCGGCCTGGAATGCCTTGTTCAGCGTAGTCGCCCAATCCAATGCACTCATCAACAACCTCAAATCCAAGGTTCCGGCCAGTGTACCTGCCGCCGTAGTGAACAATGCACTTGGTGAGGCCAGGTTTATGCGGGCTATGGCTTATTTTTACCTGGTGAGAACATGGGGAAACGTGCCGATTATAGAAAATAGCCTGGACCATGTCAGTAATTATCAGATCAATACCAATCCGGTGACTGATGTGTATACCTTCATTATCAATGACCTGAAGTTTGCTGAAGCGAACTGCGACAAAATGATCAGAACCGGATCTGTTTCTCAGGGTAAGGTATCCAGTGGATCTGCGGCTGCGCTTTTGGCTAAAGTTTATCTCTACATGCGCGATTACCCCAACGCCCGCCTAAAAGCAGAACAGGTAATCAATAGCGGAGAGTTTAAATTGTATGGGATTGATGTTTCAGGTAAAACTTATGCAGATTTATTTAAAACGGCCAATAACAACAATGAAGAAAGCATCGCTGCTATTCAATGGCTGGGAGGATCTTCCTACGGACACGGGAATGCCTTACAATCTTTTCTTGCCTATAATTCTGAAATTACGGGTACAGGAGATGGATATGGCAGTGTAACGCCATCAATCGATCTGCTGACAGCTTTTGAGCCAGGTGATTTAAGAAGAAAACCTACGGTGATGATGCAGGGCGATATTTATCCTGAAATCAATCAGGCCAAAGGCGGTTATACCTTGCCAGCGGGAGCAGTTGCACAAGGAATGCCTGCATTTATCAAAAAGTATGTGGTAGGCACTCCGGCAGACAATGGGGGTAAAGGTGCTTCGTTTTCAACAGCGAACAATACGTATCTGATGCGTTATGCAGATGTGCTTCTAATTGAAGCGGAGGCCGTTCTTGCCGGTGCTCAAAATACGACAGATGCTGCTGCACTAGTGCCATTTAATAAAATCAGAAGCCGGGCCGGGCTGATTCCTAAAACCTCCATTTCCATTGCGGATATCTATCAGGAACGACGGATGGAATTTGTGTTTGAAGCTGATTATTGGTTTGATCTGGGCAGGTTAGACGGATTTAATGTGACTGCTCATCCTAAGGCAATCGCCATTATTGCCAATCAGGAAAGGGGCATTTACAGCAACACTACACCTGTAGTGATCTGGGGGCAAAAATATACGCCAACTGATGCCAATTTCCGTTTGCCATACCCTACAACAGAATCTACCCTTAATCCTAAATTATTACTGCCACCGGTACCGTACAAATTTTAA
- a CDS encoding TonB-linked SusC/RagA family outer membrane protein (product_source=TIGR04056; cath_funfam=2.170.130.10,2.60.40.1120; pfam=PF00593,PF07660,PF07715,PF13715; smart=SM00965; superfamily=49464,56935; tigrfam=TIGR04056; transmembrane_helix_parts=Inside_1_18,TMhelix_19_38,Outside_39_1156) → MNLFYRIRQLFRRDSYQILLTMRLTVLLFILTLMQVSANSFSQNLTLKHTNTDIFSVLKQIEKQSGYHLLFRRADIDEKSKINVNVTNMPIEQAMVLVLKNTNLDFKIIEKTIILRKTASLPSEHIQIQDIEVSGTVSDEKGVTLPGVAVKVKDSKMVAVTDIDGRYKISVPSATAILVFSFVGMETQEIVTGKRTVLNVVLKSQTKLLSDVVVIGYGTQKRSDINGSISSVKASDIENVPQVSIDQMLQGKASGLTITQNSGAPGSNTSVRVRGITSLSGSNEPLYVIDGVPISGDASNQSTSGRSPLQASSSNANSQTTVSPLSLINPNDIESIDVLKDASATAIYGNRASNGVIIITTKRGKTGNSAINYDGYYGFQRVAKYMDVMDLKQYAKLQNSLGDIYGTGRRVEFADPSVLGEGTNWQKEIFRTAPQQSHQVAVSGGKEGLNYYISGGYLAQDGTVIGSDFRRYSLRTNVDAQVKEWFKLGITLTASRSSENVITSDNNGIIYNALLQGPDLAVTNLDGSYTGPPLSDPLAAAAALNPVAQAQQIKNKLNRSNINTNIYNEIKVLKPLSLRSELGGDFNFSDNNVFTPSYSWGRFTNPTASLQERHQQSTFLIWKEYLNYNQTFGKHNLNAILGYEVQQSTWRGIEGTRQGFYSNDVQSLNLGQAITATNDEYIGTQRQESIYARAIYTYGSKYSLTSTIRRDKTSKFAEGSQSGYFPSFAASWKLSEESFMKGINKVVSGVKIRLGYGEVGNQDVPNYLYSSLLKSSQTGLGTGFLAGRIDNKALKWQTSIQYNAGLDMSFLNGKINTSIDLYKKTSKDFLFQLTLPAYLVGGPDYLGGINPPYVNLGKIDNVGFDLTINTHNIDNDHFKWNTNVVLSHYKNAVKELGNGLTELFGTVTNAYLQTPVTRTVVGRSVGEFYGYKVKGIFKTEDQLRAAPVQFGRTVANSSNSTWLGDVQYEDVNGDGVVNEKDRTAIGNPNPKFTYGITNTFSYKAFDFTLFLNGSYGSKIMNLLNNTMGNLAAVYQNQYAAYSNFWTPQNPDSNIPAPKIGIDNPNLVVSDRYVESGSFLRIQNMSLGYKVPAAWIRKFKFSNLKVYSSVQNLYTFTKYKGYDPEIGAINQSAILNNIDLGRYPIARTITFGINAQF, encoded by the coding sequence ATGAATTTATTTTATAGAATCAGGCAGCTATTTCGCCGTGATTCTTACCAAATTTTATTAACAATGAGACTAACCGTGCTTCTTTTTATTCTGACTTTAATGCAGGTTAGCGCAAATAGCTTTAGTCAGAATTTAACGCTTAAACATACCAATACCGACATCTTTTCTGTCCTTAAGCAAATAGAAAAACAGAGTGGCTACCATTTGCTTTTCAGACGTGCCGATATTGATGAGAAATCCAAAATCAATGTAAATGTAACCAACATGCCTATAGAGCAGGCAATGGTGTTGGTTTTGAAGAACACAAACCTGGATTTTAAGATCATTGAAAAAACAATTATTCTTAGAAAAACAGCCTCTTTGCCATCTGAACATATACAAATTCAGGACATCGAGGTTTCGGGCACAGTTAGCGACGAGAAGGGCGTAACACTTCCCGGAGTCGCGGTCAAAGTGAAGGATTCAAAGATGGTCGCAGTAACAGATATAGATGGGAGGTATAAAATCTCCGTTCCATCGGCTACAGCGATTCTTGTATTTTCTTTTGTGGGCATGGAAACCCAGGAAATTGTTACTGGCAAAAGAACCGTATTGAATGTGGTTTTGAAGAGCCAAACTAAATTACTCAGCGATGTTGTGGTGATCGGATACGGAACCCAGAAACGTTCCGACATTAACGGGTCAATTTCTTCTGTAAAGGCCTCAGATATCGAAAATGTACCCCAGGTTAGTATTGACCAGATGTTACAGGGCAAGGCTTCGGGACTGACCATTACTCAGAATTCTGGGGCGCCCGGCAGCAATACATCCGTACGTGTGCGCGGAATAACATCTTTAAGCGGAAGTAATGAACCTTTATATGTAATTGATGGTGTACCCATCTCAGGTGACGCCAGTAACCAAAGCACGAGTGGAAGATCACCCTTACAGGCTTCTTCTTCGAACGCCAATTCTCAAACCACCGTTAGTCCTTTATCCCTGATCAATCCAAATGACATTGAATCGATTGATGTCTTAAAGGATGCATCTGCAACCGCAATCTATGGAAACAGGGCTTCGAACGGTGTGATCATAATCACTACGAAAAGAGGAAAAACAGGTAATTCGGCCATCAATTATGATGGTTATTATGGTTTTCAACGCGTAGCGAAGTATATGGATGTAATGGACCTTAAACAATACGCTAAACTGCAGAACTCGTTGGGCGATATCTATGGAACAGGAAGACGGGTTGAATTTGCAGATCCTTCTGTATTGGGAGAAGGTACCAACTGGCAAAAAGAAATCTTCAGAACTGCGCCTCAGCAAAGTCATCAGGTAGCTGTCTCTGGCGGTAAAGAGGGCTTGAATTATTACATTTCAGGTGGCTATCTCGCACAGGATGGTACTGTTATCGGGTCTGATTTCCGCCGTTACAGCTTGCGTACCAATGTGGATGCCCAGGTTAAGGAATGGTTTAAACTCGGTATTACACTGACTGCAAGCCGTTCTTCGGAAAACGTCATCACCAGTGATAACAACGGGATTATCTACAATGCACTATTGCAGGGACCTGACCTCGCAGTAACCAATCTTGATGGTTCGTATACCGGGCCTCCATTATCGGATCCTCTGGCTGCTGCTGCAGCACTAAATCCAGTAGCTCAGGCACAGCAAATCAAAAACAAACTGAACAGGAGCAACATTAATACGAATATCTACAATGAAATCAAGGTACTTAAACCACTATCCTTAAGATCGGAACTTGGCGGGGACTTTAATTTCTCTGACAATAATGTGTTTACGCCAAGTTATTCATGGGGCCGTTTTACCAACCCAACAGCTTCGCTGCAGGAACGGCATCAGCAAAGTACATTTCTGATCTGGAAAGAATACCTGAATTATAATCAGACATTCGGAAAACATAACCTGAATGCAATTTTAGGTTATGAAGTTCAGCAATCTACCTGGAGAGGTATAGAAGGAACAAGGCAAGGTTTTTACAGCAATGATGTACAATCACTGAACTTAGGGCAGGCCATCACGGCCACCAATGATGAGTACATCGGAACGCAGCGACAAGAATCTATATATGCCCGTGCCATCTATACCTATGGTTCAAAGTATAGCCTGACTTCCACCATCCGTAGAGACAAGACTTCTAAATTTGCAGAAGGATCACAATCTGGTTATTTCCCTTCTTTTGCTGCATCATGGAAATTGTCTGAAGAATCATTTATGAAGGGAATCAATAAGGTGGTGAGCGGGGTTAAGATTCGCCTTGGATATGGAGAGGTTGGTAACCAGGATGTTCCCAATTACTTGTACAGTTCTTTATTGAAGTCATCTCAGACAGGTTTGGGTACAGGCTTTCTTGCCGGACGAATTGACAATAAGGCATTAAAGTGGCAGACCTCGATCCAATATAATGCTGGTCTGGACATGAGTTTTCTAAATGGTAAGATCAATACCAGTATAGACCTTTACAAAAAAACATCAAAAGACTTTTTGTTCCAGCTAACACTTCCGGCATACCTGGTAGGTGGCCCTGATTACCTGGGCGGCATTAACCCGCCTTACGTAAATCTTGGCAAAATTGATAACGTAGGTTTTGATTTGACTATCAATACCCACAATATCGATAATGATCATTTTAAATGGAATACCAATGTGGTTTTATCACATTACAAAAATGCTGTGAAGGAATTGGGCAATGGGCTTACCGAGCTATTTGGTACAGTAACCAACGCTTATCTGCAAACACCTGTTACGCGTACGGTTGTAGGCAGGTCTGTGGGTGAATTTTATGGGTATAAAGTAAAAGGAATTTTTAAAACAGAGGATCAACTGCGTGCAGCACCGGTTCAGTTCGGCAGAACGGTTGCCAATAGCAGCAACAGTACATGGCTGGGTGACGTGCAATATGAAGATGTAAACGGTGATGGTGTAGTTAATGAGAAAGACCGCACAGCGATCGGGAATCCCAATCCTAAATTTACTTACGGTATTACCAATACATTCAGCTACAAAGCCTTTGATTTTACCTTGTTTTTAAATGGATCTTATGGTTCGAAGATTATGAATTTGTTGAACAACACCATGGGTAACCTGGCGGCTGTTTATCAAAACCAATATGCTGCTTACAGCAATTTCTGGACACCTCAGAATCCAGACTCCAACATTCCAGCTCCAAAAATTGGTATCGACAATCCAAATCTGGTGGTATCTGACCGTTATGTGGAAAGCGGATCCTTTTTAAGGATTCAAAATATGAGTCTTGGTTACAAAGTGCCTGCCGCCTGGATCAGGAAATTTAAATTCAGTAACCTGAAAGTATATTCCAGTGTACAGAACCTGTACACCTTTACGAAATACAAGGGCTATGATCCGGAAATCGGTGCAATTAATCAAAGTGCAATCCTAAATAACATTGACCTCGGCAGATACCCAATTGCCCGGACCATCACATTTGGAATCAACGCACAATTTTAG
- a CDS encoding transmembrane sensor (product_source=KO:K07165; cog=COG3712; ko=KO:K07165; pfam=PF04773,PF16344; transmembrane_helix_parts=Inside_1_78,TMhelix_79_101,Outside_102_388) yields MGKSIAVSLLKKYLSGNCTASEAAEVDHWFDLMDGVPDHISGLTDEERVLMEDKIFERILQNIEAKEHQNLSLRPRRSIYSWKVLAVAASLFLCLSMILLWMQYSSSFSPKKSFKSSQSASIRPGGNKAVLTLDDGSSLVLTDANLGKVADQYDMSVVKTAEGELSYKKREGENPSEMVYNTITTPVGGKYSVILPDGSKVWLNSKSSLRFPTSFTGAERSVQMTGEVYFEVVKNPKQPFKVRSGGTEISVLGTHFNVMAYNDEANQKTTLLEGSIHLSSGNFSKLLKPGQQASVNQSTGIEVNNNIDLEAVMAWRNDLFIFKDMEIKDIARQLSRWYDVQVVFRGTPSKIPYTGTIAKNVALSEILRMLQFTGLKYDLNDHVLTIIE; encoded by the coding sequence ATGGGCAAATCGATAGCCGTATCCTTACTTAAAAAATACCTTTCAGGCAACTGTACTGCCAGTGAGGCTGCAGAGGTTGACCATTGGTTTGATCTTATGGATGGTGTACCAGATCACATTTCAGGTCTGACAGATGAGGAACGCGTGCTCATGGAGGACAAAATCTTTGAACGTATCCTTCAGAACATCGAAGCAAAGGAACATCAAAATCTAAGCTTGCGCCCTAGAAGGTCAATTTATTCCTGGAAAGTCCTGGCGGTTGCCGCATCGCTGTTTTTATGCTTAAGCATGATTTTGCTCTGGATGCAATACTCGTCTTCGTTTTCTCCGAAGAAAAGCTTTAAGTCAAGTCAATCTGCAAGTATTCGCCCGGGAGGCAATAAGGCCGTACTCACGCTTGATGATGGATCTTCATTGGTGCTGACTGATGCAAACTTGGGTAAGGTGGCTGATCAGTACGACATGAGTGTGGTGAAAACCGCTGAGGGAGAGCTGAGTTATAAGAAAAGGGAGGGGGAAAATCCCTCCGAAATGGTATACAACACCATCACAACACCTGTAGGCGGAAAATATAGTGTGATATTGCCGGATGGAAGTAAAGTCTGGCTGAATTCTAAATCTAGTTTGAGGTTCCCAACTTCATTTACGGGTGCAGAAAGAAGCGTGCAAATGACTGGTGAGGTGTATTTTGAGGTTGTAAAGAATCCTAAACAGCCTTTTAAAGTACGATCCGGTGGAACCGAAATCAGTGTGCTCGGAACACATTTTAATGTGATGGCTTACAACGATGAAGCTAATCAAAAAACAACGTTGCTGGAAGGCAGTATCCACTTATCATCGGGAAACTTTTCAAAGCTGTTAAAACCCGGACAACAGGCCAGTGTAAATCAGTCAACAGGTATTGAGGTAAACAACAATATTGATCTGGAAGCGGTGATGGCCTGGAGAAACGACCTTTTCATTTTTAAGGATATGGAGATCAAAGACATTGCCCGGCAACTCTCCCGGTGGTATGATGTACAGGTTGTATTTAGAGGTACGCCTTCAAAAATTCCCTACACAGGTACGATAGCTAAAAATGTTGCACTTTCGGAAATTCTACGCATGCTCCAGTTTACAGGATTAAAATACGATCTGAACGATCATGTACTTACCATTATAGAATAA
- a CDS encoding RNA polymerase sigma-70 factor (family 1) (product_source=TIGR02985; cath_funfam=1.10.10.10,1.10.1740.10; cog=COG1595; pfam=PF04542,PF08281; superfamily=88659,88946; tigrfam=TIGR02985) translates to MISMLNELYFLYFYFPMSNPPKYTDEELVILFKENDVVAFREIYVRYWYELYLISNKRLRCKEASEEIIQNFFTLFWMNRKKINIRGTLKAYLHTSIRYSVIDYLAREATKNNYLELLSFSYKETANTTEETVFLHEVEDSINLVMSKLPAKCRRVFELSRQHHKSNKEIAELLGLSEKTVENHITNALKLFRLHFKEVLIASSFAWLLF, encoded by the coding sequence ATGATCAGCATGCTGAATGAACTATATTTTTTATACTTTTACTTTCCTATGAGCAACCCGCCTAAATACACCGATGAGGAACTTGTCATCCTGTTTAAGGAAAACGACGTTGTTGCTTTCAGGGAAATTTATGTACGGTATTGGTATGAATTATATCTGATTTCGAATAAGCGGCTGAGATGTAAAGAAGCTTCTGAGGAAATTATCCAAAATTTCTTTACGCTGTTCTGGATGAATCGCAAAAAAATAAACATCAGGGGTACATTGAAGGCTTATCTCCATACTTCCATCCGTTATTCGGTGATTGATTACCTGGCCAGGGAGGCGACCAAGAACAATTACCTTGAATTGCTATCTTTTAGTTATAAGGAGACAGCCAATACCACTGAGGAAACGGTGTTTTTGCATGAGGTAGAAGATAGTATCAATCTGGTGATGTCGAAATTGCCCGCCAAATGTCGGAGGGTGTTTGAATTGAGCAGGCAGCATCATAAATCCAATAAGGAAATTGCTGAGTTATTAGGTCTCTCTGAGAAAACAGTAGAAAACCACATTACCAATGCACTGAAGCTTTTCAGGCTGCATTTCAAGGAAGTTCTGATCGCTTCATCCTTCGCCTGGCTGCTATTTTAG
- a CDS encoding putative enzyme related to lactoylglutathione lyase (product_source=COG3324; cath_funfam=3.10.180.10; cog=COG3324; ko=KO:K06996; superfamily=54593) — MSSNTQQQKLKHQQVQYIEFLSRDLEKAKAFYTSAFRWAFTDYGPEYSSFEGDFLDGGFALGEPSRGSILVVIYSQDLEGTRTNVLNAGGAISKEIFSFPGGRRFQFLDPDGYELAVWSQ, encoded by the coding sequence ATGAGCAGCAATACCCAGCAGCAGAAATTAAAACACCAGCAGGTGCAGTATATTGAATTTCTTTCCCGTGACCTTGAAAAGGCTAAAGCATTTTATACCAGCGCTTTCAGATGGGCCTTTACCGATTACGGACCTGAATACAGCTCTTTTGAAGGGGATTTTTTAGATGGGGGTTTTGCTTTGGGTGAGCCTTCGAGAGGAAGTATTCTGGTTGTAATTTATTCACAGGATTTAGAAGGTACCAGAACAAACGTGCTCAATGCTGGGGGTGCCATTTCAAAAGAGATTTTTTCTTTCCCTGGCGGGCGCAGGTTCCAGTTCCTTGATCCTGATGGTTACGAGCTTGCTGTATGGTCTCAGTAA
- a CDS encoding AraC-like DNA-binding protein (product_source=COG2207; cath_funfam=1.10.10.60; cog=COG2207; pfam=PF12833; smart=SM00342; superfamily=46689): MVEVNAEAEVLGIRFKPAAFAAFFKFAAMDQVTNLSVELDTRFSFDLKKLRVDAVGYLDRFFLERLCRPGHILFPVIGEIERHRGQISVRGLSELHAVTERQLERSFKQYVGIGPKAFINFVRYKNVVPVIRNRPDGRSLLDIAYAHGFYDHAHLTSEIKRYSGLLPSEI, from the coding sequence ATGGTTGAGGTAAACGCGGAGGCAGAGGTGCTGGGTATCCGCTTTAAACCGGCCGCCTTTGCTGCTTTTTTTAAGTTTGCCGCGATGGACCAGGTGACCAACCTGAGCGTTGAACTGGATACAAGATTTTCATTTGATCTTAAAAAACTCCGTGTGGATGCAGTAGGCTATTTAGACCGGTTTTTTCTCGAGCGACTCTGCAGGCCCGGTCATATCCTGTTTCCGGTAATCGGGGAAATTGAACGGCACCGGGGACAAATTAGTGTTCGTGGTTTATCTGAGCTGCATGCTGTAACCGAGAGACAGCTTGAAAGAAGTTTTAAGCAATATGTTGGTATCGGGCCAAAGGCTTTTATAAATTTTGTGCGTTACAAAAATGTTGTTCCTGTGATCCGCAACAGGCCGGATGGAAGGAGCCTGCTTGATATTGCTTATGCACACGGCTTTTATGATCATGCCCACCTGACCAGCGAGATCAAACGCTACTCTGGACTTCTGCCCAGCGAAATCTGA
- a CDS encoding nitrogen fixation/metabolism regulation signal transduction histidine kinase (product_source=COG5000; cog=COG5000), with product MSYREIMPHQFLEDYIDAYWKVKGCGLPLVQRILPDGCVDIIVDLHGDEKTYLVGTMTHFKWLR from the coding sequence ATGAGCTATAGGGAAATCATGCCGCATCAATTTTTGGAAGATTATATTGATGCCTATTGGAAGGTAAAGGGATGTGGACTGCCTTTGGTTCAGCGCATACTGCCAGACGGTTGTGTGGATATTATCGTTGACCTGCATGGTGACGAAAAAACTTATCTGGTAGGCACCATGACCCATTTCAAATGGTTGAGGTAA
- a CDS encoding hypothetical protein (product_source=Hypo-rule applied; cath_funfam=1.20.1280.20; smart=SM01358; superfamily=47413): MDKFKQVQEVIASVEADVAKFYDGGNAAAGTRVRKAMQDLKNLAQEIRAEVTEKKNSAK; encoded by the coding sequence ATGGACAAATTCAAACAGGTACAGGAAGTGATCGCTTCAGTTGAAGCTGATGTAGCAAAATTTTATGATGGTGGAAACGCTGCAGCTGGTACACGTGTACGTAAAGCAATGCAGGACCTTAAAAACCTTGCCCAGGAGATCAGGGCTGAGGTTACAGAGAAAAAGAACAGCGCAAAATAA
- a CDS encoding hypothetical protein (product_source=Hypo-rule applied; superfamily=81301) has translation MTVTVLAILETDFKPEKALAKVMNDRLVRTAKELQEVHFGPLSGRGFSDDDVVVYISYNPKYKIRYRIVNDVPADIEYFVAESCGRLGFILWRTNAIGVSSDAGHLGF, from the coding sequence ATGACCGTAACCGTACTGGCTATTTTAGAGACCGATTTTAAGCCCGAAAAAGCATTGGCCAAAGTAATGAACGACCGTTTGGTCCGCACTGCCAAAGAGTTGCAGGAAGTCCATTTCGGGCCGTTATCAGGCAGGGGATTTTCCGATGACGATGTGGTGGTGTATATCAGTTATAACCCTAAATATAAAATCCGCTACCGCATCGTAAATGACGTGCCTGCGGATATCGAGTATTTTGTAGCAGAATCCTGCGGCAGGCTGGGCTTTATCCTGTGGAGAACCAATGCGATAGGGGTAAGCAGTGATGCCGGGCATCTTGGTTTTTAA
- a CDS encoding membrane-associated phospholipid phosphatase (product_source=COG0671; cath_funfam=1.20.144.10; cog=COG0671; pfam=PF01569,PF13505; superfamily=48317,56925; transmembrane_helix_parts=Inside_1_11,TMhelix_12_31,Outside_32_53,TMhelix_54_71,Inside_72_118,TMhelix_119_141,Outside_142_466), which yields MQSRNFHLTKAGTIFWVMFLNVLFIFQNLHAQKIEVIDSVVIKNNFWNSKPVRVSAVPALLLAGGAASWGIRKDVRSFRNRYLPTFRYHYDDYLQYAPVATVFGLNAAGVKGKNKMGRALVSYAFSAVIMASVVNTVKYTAKVERPDGSSRNSFPSGHTANSFMNATFLHKEYGQFRSPLYSVGAYTAATATAVGRELNNRHWISDVLAGAGIGILSTELGYIVADKIFKDKGEHIKLTNNPVPVHLKPSFMELKLGYARAISKDLTAKSEDLFARGGFNFGLEGACFFSRNLGIGGEFAFTSFPINDNNLKFNDVDIPTVSDGHYTQPMGIRYIHAGPYFSIPLARNWFVTGKIGAGTAVGAKGEIILNLKEDFQEVFGSKELPYYRYKPESSFSWSAGAGIQKQIKRNVGIKAYVNYFNSDNDFKLDIIDQINTDGSYAFKDYGSEKVKFDNLIFGIGLTAYLW from the coding sequence ATGCAATCAAGAAACTTTCACCTCACAAAGGCGGGAACTATTTTTTGGGTTATGTTCCTCAATGTCCTTTTTATTTTCCAAAACCTGCACGCGCAAAAGATCGAGGTAATAGACTCCGTTGTCATAAAAAACAACTTCTGGAATTCTAAGCCAGTAAGGGTTTCTGCTGTACCCGCGCTGTTGCTTGCAGGAGGTGCAGCCAGCTGGGGAATCAGGAAAGATGTACGTAGTTTCCGGAACCGGTACCTCCCTACCTTCCGGTACCACTATGATGATTACCTGCAATACGCACCTGTAGCCACGGTGTTCGGATTAAATGCGGCAGGAGTAAAAGGAAAAAATAAAATGGGCAGGGCACTGGTTTCTTATGCCTTTTCCGCAGTAATTATGGCCTCAGTTGTAAACACAGTTAAATATACGGCTAAGGTAGAGCGTCCTGATGGAAGTTCGAGAAATTCTTTTCCTTCTGGTCATACAGCCAATTCATTTATGAATGCTACATTTTTGCATAAAGAATATGGTCAATTCCGCTCCCCGCTTTATAGCGTAGGCGCATATACGGCTGCTACTGCAACAGCGGTGGGCAGAGAACTGAACAACCGCCACTGGATTTCTGATGTTCTTGCAGGTGCAGGAATCGGGATTCTTTCTACCGAACTAGGTTATATTGTGGCAGATAAGATTTTTAAAGATAAGGGAGAACATATAAAATTAACCAACAATCCGGTACCTGTACATCTTAAACCCAGTTTTATGGAGTTGAAATTAGGCTACGCCCGGGCCATCAGTAAAGACCTGACAGCAAAGTCTGAAGATCTTTTTGCCAGAGGAGGGTTTAATTTCGGTTTAGAGGGTGCATGTTTTTTTAGCCGCAATTTGGGGATTGGTGGGGAGTTTGCATTTACAAGTTTTCCTATAAATGACAACAACCTAAAATTTAATGACGTAGATATACCTACGGTTAGCGATGGCCATTATACCCAGCCTATGGGAATCCGTTACATACATGCCGGACCATATTTTAGCATCCCGCTTGCCCGAAACTGGTTTGTAACAGGAAAAATTGGTGCTGGTACTGCTGTTGGTGCCAAAGGAGAAATTATCCTGAATTTAAAAGAAGATTTCCAGGAGGTTTTTGGATCAAAAGAATTGCCTTATTACCGGTACAAACCTGAAAGTTCGTTCAGCTGGTCGGCCGGTGCAGGAATCCAGAAGCAGATTAAAAGAAATGTGGGCATTAAAGCCTATGTTAACTATTTTAATTCAGACAACGACTTTAAACTAGATATTATAGACCAGATCAATACAGATGGCAGTTATGCTTTTAAAGATTATGGCTCGGAAAAAGTTAAGTTTGATAACCTGATATTTGGTATCGGACTTACCGCCTACCTCTGGTAA